A single window of Silurus meridionalis isolate SWU-2019-XX chromosome 11, ASM1480568v1, whole genome shotgun sequence DNA harbors:
- the tmem126a gene encoding transmembrane protein 126A, whose translation MSLKDIREGQPMSRAMIMEMLAKRFERLPDFDRKLFAYGPVYLGGNAGLAGLIANSLYRRVLNVTQGVFTSGLPMAVLPFLTTVALYNATVSNPLLAGDLDCPTCALLRGGLVGVIGGGIYPILLALPVNAGLAARYSSAPMPEKGNMIRFWTTLSKPIVRKMYAVLLLQTLFGTYLGSKHFEIYQKMLKLPEPDSEDLHD comes from the exons ATGTCTCTCAAAGACATCCGTGAAGGACAGCCAATGTCCAGAGCCATGATCATGGAAATGCTGGCCAAGAGATTTGAAAGGCTGCCAGACTTTGATAG GAAGCTGTTCGCTTATGGACCGGTGTACTTGGGTGGTAATGCTGGACTGGCAGGTCTAATTGCAAACAGTTTGTACAGGAGAGTGCTGAACGTAACCCAAGGAGTGTTTACTTCCGGCCTTCCCATGGCCGTACTTCCCTTTCTTACAACTGTGGCGTTATATAATGCAACTGTTAGCAACCCTTTATTAGCAG GTGACCTCGACTGCCCAACTTGTGCCCTGCTGAGGGGTGGTTTAGTAGGTGTAATTGGTGGTGGAATATACCCCATTTTACTGGCACTGCCAGTCAATGCTGGGCTTGCAGCAAG GTACAGCAGTGCTCCAATGCCAGAGAAGGGGAACATGATCCGCTTCTGGACGACCCTCAGCAAGCCTATTGTAAGAAAAATGTATGCTGTGCTGTTACTCCAGACCCTGTTTGGTACATATTTAGGTTCCAAACACTTTGAGATCTACCAAAAGATGCTTAAATTACCAGAACCAGATTCTGAGGACTTACATGACTAA